The following proteins are encoded in a genomic region of Gossypium hirsutum isolate 1008001.06 chromosome D05, Gossypium_hirsutum_v2.1, whole genome shotgun sequence:
- the LOC121216778 gene encoding mitogen-activated protein kinase 19 — MQQDQLKKDLKDDFFTEYGDANQYKIIEVIGRGSYGVVCAALDTHTGKKVAIKKIRDVFEYTSDALRILREVKLLRLLRHPDIVEIKHIMLPPSKREFKDIFVVFELMESDLHEVIKANDDLTREHHQFFLYQMLRAMKYMHTANVYHRDLKPKNILANANCKLKVCDFGLARVAFSDTPTTVFWTDYVATRWYRAPELCGFFFSKYTPAIDIWSIGCIFAEVLIGKPLFPGKSVVHQLDLITDLLGTPSPETISGVRNDKARKHLTEMRIKQPVPFSQKFPNADPLAVRLLQRLLAFDPKDRPTAEEALADPYFKGLAKIEREPSCQPISRLEFEFERRRLVKEDVRELIYREILEYHPQLLKDYINGNEGTNFLYPSAIGQFRKQFAHLEENSGRSVPVFPPERKHKSLPRNTVHSNTIPLNRQSTSVLCENQNVTEEASKKVTDAISGNRKLARPPPKVPAAKPRRVVESVIPHENPKNTKDDYDAKVFHQTTVLPPQPLSSTNTINQEKSRIQSDMNQQAKLQPQFSMAASQAPAMAVGMKSNPYQQPQAKAEQLNDRLGIDAKILQAQTQFGAVGAAAVAVVAHRTVGTVQYGLS, encoded by the exons GACCTAAAAGATGACTTTTTCACTGAATATGGTGATGCAAACCAGTACAAAATTATTGAAGTCATTGGGAGGGGAAGCTATGGAGTTGTTTGTGCGGCACTTGACACTCATACTGGTAAGAAAGTCGCAATAAAGAAAATACGAGATGTATTTGAGTACACATCCGATGCTTTAAGGATTTTACGTGAAGTCAAGCTGCTTAGACTTCTTAGACATCCTGATATAGTTGAAATTAAGCATATAATGTTGCCACCGTCAAAGAGGGAGTTCAAAgatatatttgttgtttttgagCTCATGGAGTCTGATCTTCACGAAGTCATCAAAGCTAATGATGACTTAACCCGTGAACACCACCAGTTTTTCCTTTACCAAATGCTTCGTGCAATGAAATATATGCATACAG CTAATGTTTACCATCGTGACCTTAAACCAAAGAATATACTGGCAAATGCCAATTGTAAGCTTAAAGTTTGCGACTTCGGGCTAGCAAGAGTTGCATTTAGTGACACCCCAACCACTGTCTTTTGGACG GACTATGTTGCTACGCGATGGTACAGGGCTCCAGAGCTGTGTGGATTTTTCTTTTCCAAG TATACACCGGCAATTGATATTTGGAGCATTGGCTGCATCTTTGCCGAGGTATTGATAGGGAAGCCTCTATTTCCTGGAAAAAGTGTCGTTCATCAATTGGATTTGATCACTGATCTTTTGGGGACGCCTTCACCTGAAACTATTTCTGGA GTCCGAAATGATAAAGCACGAAAACACTTGACAGAAATGCGGATAAAACAACCTGTGCCTTTCTCACAGAAGTTCCCAAATGCAGACCCGTTAGCAGTGCGGCTATTGCAGAGGCTGTTAGCGTTTGATCCAAAAGACCGACCAACCGCTGAGGAG GCATTAGCTGATCCTTACTTCAAAGGCTTGGCTAAAATCGAGAGGGAACCTTCTTGTCAGCCAATCTCGAGATTAGAGTTCGAGTTTGAGAGGCGAAGGTTGGTAAAGGAGGATGTTAGGGAATTAATTTACAGAGAGATACTAGAATATCATCCTCAGCTGCTCAAAGACTATATAAACGGAAATGAAGGAACTAATTTTCTTTATCCGAG TGCCATTGGTCAATTCAGAAAGCAGTTTGCACATCTTGAAGAAAACAGTGGTAGAAGTGTGCCGGTTTTCCCTCCGGAGAGGAAGCACAAGTCCCTACCGAG GAATACAGTTCATTCCAATACAATACCTCTGAATAGGCAGTCAACTTCGGTTTTGTGTGAGAATCAAAACGTTACTGAAGAGGCTTCCAAAAAAGTAACTGATGCAATTTCTGGTAATCGGAAGTTAGCACGCCCTCCACCTAAGGTGCCAGCAG CAAAACCCAGGAGAGTTGTCGAATCTGTCATACCACATGAGAATCCAAAGAATACTAAAGATGATTATGATGCTAAGGTCTTTCACCAAACCACAGTCCTTCCTCCGCAGCCCCTTTCCAGCACCAACACCATAAATCAAGAGAAATCCAGAATACAGAGTGACATGAATCAACAAGCCAAACTGCAACCTCAGTTCAGCATGGCCGCAAGCCAAGCCCCAGCAATGGCTGTCGGCATGAAGAGCAACCCGTATCAACAACCGCAAGCAAAGGCAGAGCAATTAAATGATAGATTGGGCATTGATGCAAAAATTCTGCAGGCACAAACCCAGTTTGGTGCAGTCGGTGCTGCTGCTGTGGCTGTAGTTGCCCATAGGACTGTAGGTACAGTTCAGTATGGGTTGTCTTAA